Proteins encoded in a region of the Dorea longicatena genome:
- a CDS encoding MATE family efflux transporter: MEESNKMKDMPVNKLMIQMGIPMILSMALQAVYNIVDSAFVGNMKTGSEAALNALTLVFPVQMLMVAVGIGTGVGTNALLARTLGQGNSKKAAKVAGNSLFLGVIIYVVCLLFGIFGAKAYISSQTTDAEVLEMGVSYLRICCVISFGIIFFSLFEKLLQATGRSLYSTIGQVVGAVVNIILDPIMIYGIGPVPEMGVKGAAYATVIGQIASAVLLLVFQIKLNKEFEHDVKYMKPDAGIIKEIYAIGLPAIIAQALMSIMVYVMNLILKFNPSAQTAYGLFYKVQQFVLFLAFGLRDAITPIIAFAYGMRSKKRIQDGIKYGLIYTVALMILGIAITEIFPGAFATLFNAGQSRAYFISAMRVISLSFLFAGINVAYQGIYQAVNSGMESLVISLLRQLVIILPLAGIFSIFARNGQMGVALIWWAFPITEVIACLVGYVFLKRIRKNKVLK; this comes from the coding sequence ATGGAAGAAAGTAACAAGATGAAAGACATGCCGGTAAATAAGCTGATGATCCAGATGGGAATCCCCATGATTTTATCTATGGCATTACAGGCGGTTTATAACATTGTAGACAGTGCGTTTGTGGGAAATATGAAAACGGGCAGTGAAGCGGCACTAAATGCACTGACTTTAGTATTTCCGGTGCAGATGCTGATGGTTGCAGTGGGAATCGGAACCGGTGTAGGAACTAATGCACTTCTTGCAAGAACACTGGGACAGGGAAACAGTAAGAAAGCAGCAAAGGTAGCAGGAAACAGTCTGTTCCTTGGTGTGATTATTTATGTGGTATGTCTGTTATTTGGAATTTTTGGAGCGAAAGCTTATATTTCATCTCAGACCACAGATGCAGAAGTACTTGAAATGGGAGTCAGTTATCTGAGGATATGCTGTGTGATTTCTTTTGGAATCATTTTCTTTTCACTATTTGAAAAATTACTCCAGGCGACAGGACGATCTCTTTATTCCACAATCGGACAGGTAGTCGGAGCTGTTGTAAATATCATTCTTGATCCAATTATGATCTATGGTATCGGTCCGGTTCCGGAAATGGGAGTAAAAGGTGCAGCTTATGCGACAGTAATTGGTCAGATAGCATCTGCAGTTTTACTGCTTGTTTTCCAGATAAAGCTGAATAAAGAATTTGAGCATGATGTGAAATACATGAAGCCGGATGCAGGCATTATAAAAGAAATCTATGCGATTGGCCTTCCGGCCATCATTGCACAGGCATTGATGTCTATTATGGTATATGTAATGAATCTGATTCTGAAATTCAATCCATCTGCACAGACAGCTTATGGATTATTCTATAAGGTTCAACAGTTTGTGCTGTTCCTCGCATTTGGACTCAGAGATGCAATCACACCGATCATTGCATTTGCTTATGGAATGAGAAGCAAGAAGAGAATCCAGGATGGAATCAAATATGGTCTGATCTATACGGTTGCATTGATGATTCTGGGTATTGCAATCACAGAGATTTTCCCAGGGGCATTTGCGACGCTGTTTAATGCCGGACAGTCGAGAGCATATTTTATCAGTGCAATGAGAGTCATTTCTTTAAGTTTCTTGTTTGCAGGAATTAATGTTGCTTATCAGGGAATCTATCAGGCAGTGAACAGTGGTATGGAATCACTGGTTATCTCACTTCTGAGACAGCTTGTAATTATCTTACCACTGGCTGGAATTTTTTCTATATTTGCCAGAAATGGTCAGATGGGAGTTGCATTAATCTGGTGGGCATTCCCGATCACGGAAGTGATTGCATGTCTGGTGGGATATGTATTCTTAAAGAGAATCAGAAAAAACAAGGTTTTAAAGTAA
- a CDS encoding type II toxin-antitoxin system Phd/YefM family antitoxin: MIQIRPVSDLRNKFPEIETIVNSGNPVYLTKNGYGSMVVLSLEEYASLTNNVEMKLDEADRQAAATEERLSHESVFKNVRSVIHGK, translated from the coding sequence ATGATTCAAATTCGACCAGTTTCTGATTTAAGAAACAAATTTCCTGAAATTGAGACAATTGTAAATAGTGGGAATCCTGTGTATTTAACGAAGAATGGTTATGGTTCTATGGTAGTTTTAAGTTTAGAAGAGTATGCAAGTCTTACTAACAATGTAGAAATGAAACTTGATGAAGCAGACAGGCAGGCGGCAGCAACTGAGGAAAGACTTTCTCATGAAAGTGTATTTAAGAATGTAAGGAGCGTGATACATGGAAAATAA
- a CDS encoding MATE family efflux transporter, with amino-acid sequence MNDKADFTQGSILKKLIAFMMPVLGALILQAAYGAVDLLVVGRFGSTSGLSAVSTGSQVLNLVTFVVIQFAMGITVLIARYLGEKRPDQIGSVIGGSAVVFTMIAACLFIVMVGFAHPISVLMQAPKEAVDLTSVYVRICGGGIFFIVAYNLLSAIFRGLGDSKSPLLFVFVACIVNVIGDLVLVAGLHMDAAGAAIATVTAQALSVVFAVILLIKKKLPFKITRKDFSLNSQCKKFLKIGLPLALQEFLTQMSFLALCAFVNRLGLEASSGYGVACKIVNFAMLVPSALMQSMASFVSQNIGAGKTKRAKKSMFTGIGVGLVVGCMVFLLVMLKGDMLAGFFTTDAAVIQKGYAYLKGFALETIVTAILFSMVGYFNGNNKTVWVMTQGLIQTLLVRLPFAYVMSIQPDASLTKIGLAAPVSTMVGIVLNVGFYIYLGKQEKKISKK; translated from the coding sequence ATGAACGATAAGGCAGATTTTACACAGGGAAGCATTCTTAAGAAACTGATTGCATTTATGATGCCGGTGCTGGGAGCACTGATTCTTCAGGCGGCATATGGAGCAGTGGATCTTCTGGTGGTCGGAAGATTTGGTTCGACATCAGGACTTTCGGCAGTGTCCACAGGAAGCCAGGTATTGAATCTTGTCACTTTCGTAGTGATTCAGTTTGCGATGGGAATCACGGTTTTGATAGCAAGGTATCTGGGCGAAAAGAGACCGGATCAGATAGGTTCGGTTATTGGCGGCTCGGCAGTTGTATTTACTATGATTGCAGCCTGCTTATTTATCGTTATGGTAGGATTTGCACATCCGATCTCAGTACTGATGCAGGCTCCAAAAGAAGCAGTTGATCTGACATCAGTATATGTGCGTATCTGCGGAGGCGGTATCTTCTTTATCGTCGCATACAACCTTTTATCCGCAATTTTCCGTGGATTGGGAGATAGTAAATCTCCGTTACTATTTGTATTTGTTGCATGTATCGTGAACGTGATCGGAGATCTGGTACTGGTGGCAGGACTTCACATGGATGCAGCAGGTGCGGCGATCGCAACGGTTACAGCACAGGCACTCAGCGTAGTATTTGCCGTAATCCTTCTGATCAAAAAGAAACTTCCATTTAAGATTACCAGAAAAGATTTCAGCCTGAACAGCCAGTGTAAGAAATTTCTGAAGATTGGGCTGCCGCTTGCACTGCAGGAGTTTTTGACACAGATGTCCTTCCTGGCACTTTGTGCATTCGTAAACCGGCTTGGTCTGGAAGCTTCTTCAGGTTACGGTGTTGCATGCAAGATCGTCAACTTTGCGATGCTGGTACCAAGTGCGCTGATGCAGTCGATGGCATCTTTCGTATCCCAGAACATCGGAGCAGGAAAGACGAAACGTGCGAAGAAATCCATGTTCACCGGAATCGGTGTCGGCCTGGTTGTGGGATGCATGGTATTCTTACTGGTGATGTTAAAAGGCGATATGCTCGCAGGATTCTTTACGACAGATGCAGCCGTTATCCAGAAAGGCTATGCATATCTGAAAGGATTTGCACTGGAGACAATCGTGACAGCGATCCTGTTCAGTATGGTCGGATACTTCAATGGTAATAATAAGACGGTCTGGGTAATGACACAGGGATTGATCCAGACCTTGCTGGTACGTCTTCCATTTGCATATGTCATGAGTATCCAACCGGATGCGAGCCTTACGAAGATTGGTCTTGCGGCGCCGGTATCGACGATGGTGGGAATTGTGCTGAATGTTGGATTTTATATTTATCTTGGAAAGCAGGAGAAGAAAATAAGTAAAAAATAA
- a CDS encoding MarR family winged helix-turn-helix transcriptional regulator, translated as MTSEIIKRMFDACYQAKRTRDMLPPLPEGVRASFIQYLDVIQSLERKGIQVKVSDLSDAMELPRPGVTRTVKEMEEKGYLQKIASEEDGRVTYITVTKKGSELSQKYDEQYFDSLLPYMEEIPDEDAECMIQTIEKFYQIMCERRKHYDER; from the coding sequence ATGACAAGTGAAATCATAAAAAGGATGTTCGACGCATGCTATCAGGCAAAACGGACCCGGGATATGCTCCCGCCGCTGCCGGAAGGTGTCAGAGCATCCTTTATTCAGTATCTGGATGTGATTCAGTCATTGGAAAGAAAGGGCATACAGGTAAAAGTATCGGATCTCAGCGATGCAATGGAGCTTCCAAGACCGGGTGTTACAAGAACGGTCAAAGAAATGGAAGAAAAAGGATATCTTCAGAAGATTGCTTCCGAAGAGGATGGACGTGTCACATACATTACTGTTACGAAAAAAGGCTCAGAATTGTCACAGAAATATGACGAACAATATTTTGACAGCCTGCTTCCATATATGGAAGAAATACCGGACGAAGATGCAGAATGCATGATACAGACGATCGAAAAATTCTATCAGATCATGTGTGAAAGGAGGAAACACTACGATGAACGATAA
- a CDS encoding aldo/keto reductase family protein, whose protein sequence is MKYRNVGKAGIKVSEIALGSWMTDLKESSEEDVAKEVVKLAYENGINFFDCADAYSGGAAERFFGEVLKEFPRKDLVISSKVYFPTGDGVNDRGLSRKHIMENCEQSLKNMNLDYLDLYYCHRYDENTDLEETLRAMSDLVAQGKVLYYGVSEEWGSARIEEAQKIIDKRGLYPITVIQPQYNMVDRYIEHEIMGTCRKYGIGITSFSPLSQGLLTGKYKKGQPYPEGSRATHQADKQINNLLTDENLAIVDELSKVADDLGTNVAILSLAWILKHPEISCVIAGASKPSQLENNLKAVDLEIPDDAMERIEKILGFQRFERHVG, encoded by the coding sequence ATGAAATATCGTAACGTAGGAAAAGCAGGAATCAAAGTCAGTGAGATTGCACTTGGAAGCTGGATGACAGATCTGAAAGAAAGTTCCGAGGAAGATGTGGCAAAAGAAGTTGTAAAACTTGCCTATGAGAATGGAATTAATTTCTTCGACTGTGCAGATGCATATTCAGGAGGAGCAGCTGAAAGGTTCTTCGGAGAAGTGTTAAAAGAATTCCCGAGAAAAGATCTGGTGATCTCAAGCAAGGTCTATTTCCCGACAGGAGATGGCGTGAATGATAGAGGACTTTCCAGAAAGCACATTATGGAAAACTGTGAGCAGTCTCTGAAAAATATGAACTTAGATTATCTGGATCTGTATTATTGCCATCGCTATGATGAGAACACAGATCTGGAAGAGACACTTCGTGCGATGAGTGATCTGGTTGCTCAGGGAAAGGTGCTGTATTACGGTGTAAGTGAAGAATGGGGAAGTGCAAGAATTGAAGAAGCACAGAAGATCATTGATAAGCGTGGTTTATATCCAATCACAGTGATCCAGCCACAGTACAATATGGTAGACCGCTATATTGAGCATGAGATCATGGGAACTTGCAGAAAATACGGAATCGGTATCACTTCATTTTCACCGTTGTCGCAGGGACTTCTGACCGGTAAATATAAAAAAGGACAGCCATATCCGGAAGGATCCCGTGCAACACATCAGGCAGACAAACAGATCAATAATCTGCTGACGGATGAAAATCTTGCAATTGTGGATGAACTTTCCAAAGTGGCAGATGATCTGGGAACAAATGTAGCAATCCTGTCACTGGCATGGATTCTGAAACACCCGGAGATCAGCTGCGTGATCGCAGGGGCAAGCAAGCCGTCGCAGCTTGAGAATAACCTCAAAGCTGTTGATCTGGAGATTCCGGATGATGCGATGGAACGGATTGAGAAGATTCTTGGATTCCAGAGATTTGAACGCCATGTAGGATAA
- a CDS encoding substrate-binding domain-containing protein: protein MGFDDIYISKYLNPKLTAVRQDAYEMGRQAAGMLIRYIDQGMPLTDRILPYEIMERGTLYNMKTFNQFT, encoded by the coding sequence ATGGGATTTGATGATATTTACATTTCGAAATATCTGAATCCGAAACTTACTGCGGTCAGACAGGATGCGTATGAGATGGGAAGACAGGCAGCTGGAATGCTGATCAGATATATAGATCAGGGAATGCCGCTTACAGACAGGATCCTTCCATATGAGATTATGGAGCGTGGAACTCTGTATAATATGAAAACGTTTAACCAATTTACTTAA
- a CDS encoding substrate-binding domain-containing protein: MCIWRPECAGRTSSGGWSRSDKRKGRSGKIRNIIDNAFPERAKGAQDEAFLHGYTVLFGSTDNNYIQEEKFLDALKAKMVDGIIYVSFNPATSEKLLENITVPVVFMDRKIKKRENMGSVLIDKFSAMKDVAAYIAGKGCRQPAYITADISISPSKELGKKFRKTLRSWDLMIFTFRNI, translated from the coding sequence ATTTGCATTTGGAGGCCAGAATGTGCAGGCAGAACTTCTTCGGGCGGATGGAGTCGAAGTGATAAACGGAAGGGTAGATCTGGAAAAATACGGAATATAATTGACAATGCATTTCCAGAGAGGGCAAAAGGTGCTCAGGATGAGGCCTTTCTGCATGGTTATACCGTATTATTTGGAAGTACTGATAATAACTATATACAGGAAGAAAAGTTTTTGGATGCATTAAAAGCAAAGATGGTGGACGGTATTATATACGTCAGTTTCAATCCTGCAACAAGTGAAAAACTTCTGGAAAACATAACGGTTCCGGTGGTTTTTATGGACAGAAAGATAAAGAAAAGGGAGAATATGGGAAGTGTTCTGATCGATAAATTTTCTGCAATGAAGGATGTAGCGGCATATATTGCCGGAAAAGGCTGCAGACAGCCGGCGTATATTACAGCAGATATCTCGATATCGCCAAGCAAAGAACTTGGGAAAAAATTCCGGAAGACATTAAGATCATGGGATTTGATGATATTTACATTTCGAAATATCTGA
- a CDS encoding methylated-DNA--[protein]-cysteine S-methyltransferase, which translates to MMTREEALAYGMSFYNVYEEKPFRDPNWQLVRIKGSKKTFLWIYEREGYINLNVKVNPEWRDFWRSAYESVTAGYHLNKEHWNTIILDGTIPEEEIKRMIAESYDLVTDSPTKRIYEAVKRIPKGHVATYGKIAEMAGEPRMARAVGNALHKNPDPEHIPCFRVVNAKGELAGAFAFGGQNVQAELLRADGVEVINGRVDLEKYGI; encoded by the coding sequence ATGATGACAAGAGAGGAAGCATTAGCATACGGAATGTCATTTTATAATGTATATGAAGAAAAGCCATTTCGTGATCCGAACTGGCAGCTGGTGCGGATTAAAGGAAGTAAAAAAACATTTCTGTGGATATATGAACGGGAAGGCTATATCAATCTGAATGTCAAAGTGAATCCGGAGTGGAGAGACTTCTGGCGCTCGGCGTATGAGTCAGTGACGGCCGGATATCATCTGAATAAAGAACACTGGAATACGATCATTCTGGATGGGACCATTCCGGAAGAAGAGATCAAAAGAATGATCGCAGAAAGCTATGATCTGGTTACGGACAGTCCGACAAAGAGAATCTATGAAGCAGTGAAGCGTATTCCAAAAGGACATGTGGCAACTTATGGGAAGATTGCAGAGATGGCAGGAGAACCCAGGATGGCAAGAGCCGTGGGCAATGCATTGCATAAGAATCCGGATCCGGAACATATTCCATGCTTCCGTGTAGTTAATGCAAAAGGAGAACTGGCCGGAGCATTTGCATTTGGAGGCCAGAATGTGCAGGCAGAACTTCTTCGGGCGGATGGAGTCGAAGTGATAAACGGAAGGGTAGATCTGGAAAAATACGGAATATAA
- a CDS encoding LysR family transcriptional regulator, producing the protein MLDFRTDTFLTVCETMNFTEAAKRLHITQPAVSQHIRFLEKEYNTRLFSYCNKQLYLTPAGEILRKRLMTMKNDQLAIMNEIRNESHKMESLSIGVTMTIGEYAIVDKIADFLIGHPEMNVHIHYGNTTQLLTLLDEGIINLALVEGNYPKENYEHKNYSTEEYIAVCARDHIFEVKSPETMQELVKERLLVREPGSGTRNILEELLLARGMGIKDFLHYTEVENMHTIIGLLKRDCGISFMYKIAVADELKNGTLKEIRLSDFKMQHDFDFIWEKGSIYTEKYIGICEELLKKY; encoded by the coding sequence ATGCTGGATTTTAGAACAGATACATTTCTTACGGTATGTGAGACGATGAACTTTACAGAGGCAGCAAAAAGATTACATATTACACAGCCGGCGGTTTCGCAACATATTCGTTTCCTTGAAAAGGAATATAATACCAGATTGTTTTCTTATTGTAATAAACAACTGTATCTGACGCCTGCAGGGGAGATACTCAGAAAACGTCTGATGACAATGAAAAATGATCAGCTGGCAATTATGAATGAGATAAGAAATGAATCCCATAAGATGGAATCTCTTTCTATAGGGGTTACAATGACGATCGGAGAATATGCAATTGTAGATAAAATAGCAGATTTTCTGATCGGTCATCCGGAGATGAATGTACACATACATTATGGAAATACAACACAGCTATTAACATTGCTGGATGAAGGAATTATTAATCTGGCACTTGTAGAGGGGAATTATCCGAAGGAAAATTATGAACATAAAAATTACAGTACTGAAGAATATATAGCAGTTTGTGCCAGAGATCACATATTTGAAGTAAAATCTCCGGAAACGATGCAGGAACTGGTGAAGGAGCGCCTGCTTGTACGTGAACCGGGATCCGGGACAAGGAATATTTTAGAAGAGTTACTTCTTGCAAGGGGAATGGGGATAAAAGATTTTCTTCACTATACAGAAGTGGAAAATATGCATACAATTATCGGGCTTTTAAAAAGAGATTGTGGAATTTCATTTATGTACAAAATTGCGGTAGCGGATGAACTTAAGAACGGAACATTGAAAGAAATCAGGCTTTCAGATTTTAAAATGCAGCATGATTTTGATTTTATCTGGGAAAAGGGCAGTATTTATACAGAAAAATATATTGGAATATGTGAGGAACTTCTGAAAAAGTACTGA
- a CDS encoding YeiH family protein translates to MNFLKKNLNGILVCFVIAVPSWLLGKTFPVVGGPVIAILAGMLITLVWTNKGKAESGIKWTSKIILQTAVVLLGFGMNLGVILQTGKQSLPIIVCTISTSLIIAWLLRKIIKVPSNTSILVGVGSSICGGSAIAATAPVIDADDTEVAQAISVIFFFNVIAAVLFPVLGSALGFDTTGGGSFGLFAGTAINDTSSVTAAASTWDSMWNLGSETLNTAVTVKLTRTLAIIPITLVLSLIRARSASKAGTADSSANKFSLKRAFPMFILYFIIAAIITTVCMSMGVSADVFAPLKELSKFFIIMAMAAIGLNSNVVKLIKSGGKPLLLGACCWVGITIVSLGMQHVMGIW, encoded by the coding sequence ATGAATTTTTTGAAAAAAAACCTAAACGGTATACTGGTTTGTTTTGTGATTGCCGTACCTTCCTGGCTTCTTGGAAAGACATTCCCAGTTGTTGGCGGCCCTGTCATCGCAATCCTTGCCGGAATGCTGATCACTTTAGTGTGGACGAACAAAGGAAAAGCCGAATCAGGAATCAAATGGACTTCTAAGATTATTCTGCAGACAGCAGTTGTCCTGCTTGGATTCGGAATGAACCTTGGCGTCATCTTACAGACCGGAAAACAGTCACTCCCGATCATCGTATGTACCATCAGTACTTCCTTGATCATCGCATGGCTGCTCCGTAAAATTATCAAAGTACCTTCTAACACTTCCATCCTGGTTGGTGTCGGTTCTTCCATCTGCGGAGGATCTGCGATCGCTGCCACCGCACCGGTCATTGATGCAGATGATACCGAAGTTGCACAGGCAATTTCCGTTATCTTCTTCTTCAACGTCATTGCAGCCGTACTTTTCCCGGTACTTGGAAGCGCACTTGGTTTTGACACAACAGGCGGTGGATCTTTCGGATTATTCGCAGGAACTGCGATCAATGATACCTCTTCCGTAACGGCTGCCGCCTCTACCTGGGACAGTATGTGGAACCTTGGAAGCGAGACACTGAATACTGCTGTTACGGTAAAGCTTACACGTACACTGGCAATTATTCCGATCACACTGGTATTATCCCTGATCCGTGCAAGATCTGCCTCAAAAGCCGGAACTGCTGATTCTTCCGCAAACAAATTCAGCCTGAAGAGAGCATTTCCTATGTTCATCTTATACTTCATCATTGCAGCTATCATCACAACAGTATGTATGAGTATGGGTGTCAGCGCTGACGTATTTGCTCCGTTAAAAGAATTATCGAAGTTCTTTATCATTATGGCTATGGCCGCAATCGGGCTTAACAGTAATGTTGTGAAGCTTATTAAATCCGGAGGAAAACCACTTCTGCTGGGTGCCTGCTGTTGGGTTGGAATTACAATTGTGAGCCTTGGAATGCAGCATGTAATGGGGATCTGGTAA
- a CDS encoding bifunctional 5,10-methylenetetrahydrofolate dehydrogenase/5,10-methenyltetrahydrofolate cyclohydrolase: MAKLLLGKEVNASINEEIKAKVETLKAQNITPTLGIIRIGEREDDIAYERGATKRCETLGVAYEKFLLPADVEEEEVLKTIDQVNKSEKIHGVLLFRPLPKHLNEDKIVNALAVEKDVDGITDLSMAGVFMGKDMGYAPCTPSACMKVLDHYGIDCTGKKVVVIGRSLVVGKPAAMMLIKKNATVTVCHTRTVDMPSVVKEADIVVVAAGKAGVIDGSYLREGQIVIDVGINVNEEGKLCGDVNFEEAEKIVEAITPVPRGVGGVTTSILLEHVVDAAIAQNR, from the coding sequence ATGGCAAAATTACTATTAGGAAAAGAAGTAAATGCTTCTATCAATGAAGAAATCAAAGCAAAAGTAGAAACTTTAAAAGCACAGAATATTACACCGACACTTGGAATTATCCGTATCGGTGAAAGAGAAGATGACATCGCATACGAAAGAGGCGCAACAAAACGCTGTGAGACACTGGGAGTAGCATATGAGAAATTCCTTCTTCCTGCAGATGTAGAAGAAGAAGAGGTATTAAAGACGATCGACCAGGTAAATAAAAGTGAAAAAATCCACGGAGTTCTGTTATTCAGACCGCTTCCGAAGCATCTGAATGAAGACAAGATCGTGAATGCACTGGCCGTAGAAAAGGATGTAGACGGAATTACCGATCTTTCCATGGCAGGTGTGTTCATGGGAAAAGATATGGGATATGCACCGTGTACGCCGAGTGCCTGCATGAAGGTACTGGATCATTATGGAATTGACTGTACCGGTAAGAAAGTGGTAGTTATCGGAAGAAGTCTTGTAGTCGGAAAACCTGCAGCGATGATGCTGATCAAGAAGAATGCGACCGTAACCGTCTGCCATACCAGGACGGTGGACATGCCATCTGTAGTAAAGGAAGCAGATATCGTAGTTGTAGCGGCCGGAAAAGCAGGAGTGATCGATGGAAGCTATCTGCGAGAAGGACAGATCGTGATTGATGTAGGAATCAATGTGAATGAAGAAGGAAAGCTCTGCGGAGATGTGAATTTTGAAGAAGCAGAGAAGATTGTGGAGGCAATCACACCGGTCCCAAGAGGCGTCGGCGGAGTGACGACTTCAATTTTGCTGGAACATGTGGTAGATGCCGCGATTGCACAGAACAGGTAA
- a CDS encoding cyclodeaminase/cyclohydrolase family protein produces the protein MENPNRNFKSQTCEDFIEVLASKAAVPGGGGASALAGAIGIALGNMVGSLTVGKKTYADVEEEIIECKKQADEIAKEFLELMDKDAEAFEPLSKAYGLPKSTPEELAKKEEIMEEALNTACSVPIEIMKTCARGIDLVEVFAAKGSRIALSDAGVGATLLKSAMQGASLNVYINTKSMKDRRKAEELNHLADSLREEYEAKADRIFAEVNSRIR, from the coding sequence ATGGAAAATCCAAATAGAAACTTTAAATCCCAGACCTGTGAAGATTTCATAGAAGTCCTTGCAAGTAAAGCAGCTGTTCCGGGCGGCGGCGGGGCATCAGCGTTAGCCGGAGCCATCGGGATCGCACTTGGTAATATGGTCGGAAGTCTGACTGTAGGAAAGAAGACCTATGCAGATGTAGAAGAAGAGATCATCGAATGCAAAAAACAGGCAGATGAGATTGCAAAAGAATTTTTAGAACTGATGGATAAGGATGCGGAAGCATTCGAGCCGCTCAGTAAGGCATATGGACTTCCGAAGTCTACGCCGGAAGAGCTTGCCAAAAAGGAAGAGATTATGGAAGAGGCGCTGAATACGGCATGTAGTGTTCCGATTGAGATTATGAAGACCTGTGCCAGAGGCATTGATCTGGTAGAAGTATTCGCTGCAAAAGGAAGCCGGATTGCATTAAGTGATGCGGGAGTCGGAGCAACACTTTTAAAATCCGCAATGCAGGGGGCTTCACTGAATGTATATATTAATACAAAATCAATGAAAGACAGAAGAAAAGCAGAAGAGCTCAATCATCTGGCAGATTCCCTGCGGGAAGAATACGAAGCAAAAGCAGACCGGATATTTGCGGAAGTAAACAGCCGTATCCGGTAA
- a CDS encoding TSUP family transporter — protein MNLHEFLIVCPMVFLAGFVDAIAGGGGLISLPAYMFAGIPVHHAIATNKLSSATGTAVSTWHLVKSKCVDIFLVPGTVACAFVGSIAGANLALIISDKVLKTVLVFVLPVVAFCVLRDKDLKPVIPEGFTRKKQYLIMAACSFVIGIYDGFYGPGTGTFLLLAFTKLGKLDMEKATGNVKVVNLTSNISALITFILAGKILWVLGLSASVFSIAGHYLGAHMVVKNGVKIIKPIILLVLALLLIKIVLGI, from the coding sequence ATGAATTTACATGAATTCCTTATCGTGTGTCCAATGGTATTTCTTGCCGGATTTGTCGATGCGATTGCCGGAGGTGGCGGATTGATCTCATTACCGGCATATATGTTCGCAGGGATTCCGGTACACCATGCGATTGCGACAAATAAATTATCATCAGCGACTGGAACAGCGGTGTCGACATGGCACTTGGTGAAGAGCAAATGTGTTGACATATTTTTAGTCCCGGGTACGGTAGCCTGTGCATTTGTGGGTTCAATTGCGGGGGCGAACCTGGCGCTGATCATCAGTGACAAAGTACTTAAGACGGTACTGGTATTTGTGCTTCCTGTTGTTGCATTCTGTGTATTGCGGGACAAGGATCTGAAACCGGTGATACCGGAAGGATTTACCAGAAAAAAACAGTATCTGATCATGGCAGCATGTTCTTTTGTGATCGGCATCTATGATGGATTCTACGGACCGGGAACCGGAACATTTTTACTGCTTGCATTTACCAAATTAGGAAAGCTTGATATGGAGAAGGCAACCGGTAATGTGAAGGTCGTCAATCTGACATCGAATATATCGGCATTGATCACATTTATTCTTGCAGGAAAGATTCTTTGGGTGCTGGGACTTTCGGCGTCGGTATTCAGTATTGCCGGACATTATCTTGGCGCACATATGGTTGTGAAGAACGGCGTAAAGATCATTAAGCCGATCATCCTGCTGGTGTTGGCGTTATTGCTGATCAAGATTGTCCTGGGAATATAA